Proteins encoded within one genomic window of Sphingosinicella ginsenosidimutans:
- a CDS encoding response regulator — translation MASSAALAGAGRGGRTDWTVLVVAGAALLSAALLFWAVGDLTFAGLFLAGLVGVGGILLLLRRPAPIHALAPPAEGAFDAALLRAVLDGAGPTSALALTDPAGDLVSANSAWGRWFGAGVGPLAADADPATLTSLAEAGRIARRDGAAAIGPAMLAGRPAEGEVVAVAGDRLLWRFRRGDGPDLGAEAARLVAGEAGRRIGDAGLMLALVDPSGDIRAANSAFAQRTAADDGEGAEGTQLVDHLVADDNGQFHLAAEGKASPPLRIIQIPSADRPDALSFFLLMDDIASVRLSEDESLHIHALLDSLPLGLALADSDGRFTFLNQAFRKAAGLNHTERPAWPGDLVVDEDKAAVSDAVRRFGRGRALSGDLAVRMKTNPEEPVAMTVAGARGLGSAAVLISLKDNSEEARLKREVAQATKMQAVGQLAGGVAHDFNNILTALIGTCDLMLMRHQPGDSDYDDIQQIRSNANRAANLTRQLLAFSRQQTLRPQVLQLPDVVAEVSHLLNRLLDERVKLVVKHGRGLGPVRADPGQLEQVIVNLAVNARDAILAKDPEGGGTLTLTTLAVSAEEVRRMGTDVLPVADYTALKITDTGTGIPPHIIGKIFEPFFTTKEVGKGTGLGLSTVYGIVKQSGGFIFADSQVRRGTTFTIYLPVHRAQPGEAPARARAKDKAGETWGSGTILVVEDETMVRAVAERALARNGYTVLSAENGEAALELLASTPRIDLMISDVVMPTMDGPTTVRAARRTHPDLPILFMSGYAEEQLRKSIDIPNVSFLAKPFSVQQLAEAVREVLRPGNGANGAGEGPK, via the coding sequence TTGGCGAGCAGCGCCGCCCTTGCCGGCGCGGGCCGCGGCGGCCGCACCGACTGGACGGTGCTGGTCGTTGCCGGGGCGGCCTTGCTCTCGGCCGCCTTGCTGTTCTGGGCCGTCGGTGACCTGACCTTCGCCGGCCTGTTCCTGGCCGGCCTGGTCGGGGTCGGCGGCATCCTGCTGCTCCTCCGGCGGCCGGCGCCGATCCATGCGCTCGCGCCGCCGGCGGAGGGTGCGTTCGATGCCGCGCTGCTTCGGGCGGTGCTCGATGGCGCGGGGCCGACGAGCGCGCTCGCGCTCACCGATCCGGCCGGCGATCTGGTCAGCGCCAACAGCGCCTGGGGACGCTGGTTTGGCGCCGGAGTGGGGCCGCTCGCCGCCGATGCCGATCCAGCGACGCTGACGAGCCTGGCCGAGGCCGGCCGGATCGCGCGCCGCGACGGCGCCGCCGCGATCGGCCCGGCGATGCTTGCCGGTCGCCCGGCCGAGGGCGAGGTGGTGGCGGTCGCCGGCGATCGGCTGCTGTGGCGCTTCCGGCGTGGCGACGGCCCCGATCTCGGCGCCGAGGCCGCCCGCCTCGTGGCCGGCGAAGCGGGCCGGCGGATCGGCGATGCGGGCCTGATGCTCGCGTTGGTAGATCCCTCCGGCGACATCCGCGCCGCCAACAGCGCCTTCGCCCAGCGCACCGCCGCCGACGACGGGGAGGGAGCTGAAGGCACGCAGCTGGTCGACCATCTCGTCGCCGATGACAATGGCCAGTTCCACCTCGCCGCGGAGGGCAAGGCCTCGCCGCCGCTGCGGATCATCCAGATCCCGTCCGCCGACCGGCCCGACGCGCTCTCCTTCTTCCTGCTGATGGACGATATCGCCAGCGTCCGGCTGAGCGAGGATGAGAGCCTGCACATCCACGCCCTGCTCGACAGCCTTCCGCTCGGCCTCGCGCTGGCCGATTCGGACGGCCGGTTCACCTTCCTCAACCAGGCCTTCCGCAAGGCCGCCGGATTGAACCACACGGAACGCCCCGCCTGGCCCGGCGATCTGGTCGTCGACGAGGATAAGGCAGCCGTGTCGGATGCGGTGCGCCGCTTCGGCCGTGGCCGCGCGCTTTCGGGCGATCTCGCCGTGCGGATGAAGACGAACCCGGAGGAGCCGGTGGCGATGACCGTCGCGGGCGCTCGGGGGCTCGGCAGTGCCGCCGTGCTCATCAGCCTCAAGGACAATAGCGAGGAGGCGCGGCTCAAGCGCGAGGTGGCGCAGGCGACCAAGATGCAGGCGGTGGGCCAGCTCGCCGGCGGCGTCGCCCACGATTTCAACAATATCCTGACCGCTCTCATCGGGACCTGCGATCTGATGCTGATGCGCCACCAGCCGGGCGACAGCGACTATGACGACATCCAGCAGATCCGATCCAACGCGAACCGGGCCGCCAACCTCACCCGCCAGCTGCTCGCTTTCTCCCGCCAGCAGACGTTGCGGCCGCAGGTTCTGCAGCTTCCCGACGTCGTCGCGGAGGTCTCGCACCTGCTGAACCGGCTGCTCGACGAGCGGGTGAAGCTGGTGGTGAAGCACGGCCGCGGGCTTGGCCCCGTGCGCGCGGACCCCGGCCAGCTCGAACAGGTCATCGTCAACCTCGCGGTCAATGCGCGCGACGCGATCCTCGCCAAGGATCCGGAAGGGGGCGGCACCCTGACGCTTACGACGCTTGCCGTCTCGGCCGAAGAGGTCCGCCGGATGGGCACGGACGTGCTTCCGGTCGCCGATTATACGGCGCTCAAGATCACCGACACCGGCACCGGCATTCCGCCGCACATCATCGGCAAGATCTTCGAGCCCTTCTTCACCACCAAGGAGGTGGGGAAGGGGACGGGGCTCGGCCTTTCCACAGTCTACGGCATCGTCAAGCAATCGGGCGGCTTCATCTTCGCCGATTCGCAGGTGCGCCGCGGGACCACCTTCACCATCTACCTGCCGGTCCACCGCGCCCAGCCCGGGGAGGCGCCGGCGCGGGCCCGCGCGAAGGACAAGGCGGGTGAGACATGGGGCAGCGGCACGATCCTGGTCGTCGAGGACGAGACGATGGTGCGCGCCGTCGCCGAACGGGCGCTCGCGCGCAACGGCTATACCGTCCTTTCGGCCGAAAATGGCGAGGCGGCGCTCGAACTTCTTGCCAGCACGCCCAGGATCGACCTGATGATCTCCGACGTGGTGATGCCGACGATGGACGGGCCGACGACGGTGCGCGCCGCGCGCCGGACGCATCCCGATCTGCCGATCCTGTTCATGTCCGGCTACGCCGAGGAGCAGCTTCGCAAGTCGATCGACATCCCCAACGTCTCCTTCCTCGCCAAGCCCTTTTCGGTTCAGCAGCTGGCGGAGGCGGTGCGAGAGGTTCTGCGGCCCGGAAATGGTGCGAATGGCGCCGGCGAGGGGCCGAAATAG
- a CDS encoding response regulator: protein MTAFKSILIVEDEPLIAMMLEDFLESLGHQVVATCDSIEDALARVDEGGFDIAILDVQLRDGRAVWPIADRLAETGTPFVIATGGHVEPPPAQHAGAPLLAKPYTIDAIEPALAAACGG from the coding sequence ATGACCGCGTTTAAATCGATCCTGATCGTCGAGGATGAACCACTGATCGCGATGATGCTCGAGGATTTCCTCGAATCGCTGGGCCACCAGGTGGTCGCGACCTGCGATTCGATCGAGGACGCTCTGGCGCGGGTCGACGAAGGCGGATTCGACATCGCCATCCTCGACGTCCAGCTGAGGGACGGCCGCGCCGTCTGGCCGATCGCCGATCGCCTGGCCGAGACCGGCACGCCGTTCGTCATCGCCACCGGCGGCCATGTCGAGCCGCCGCCCGCGCAGCACGCCGGAGCGCCGCTGCTCGCCAAGCCTTACACGATCGACGCGATCGAGCCGGCGCTGGCGGCCGCCTGCGGCGGCTGA
- the recA gene encoding recombinase RecA, producing the protein MTASLHVVSDRTQMDTDKQKALDAALAQIDRAFGKGSAMRLGSREAIQIETISTGSLGLDIALGIGGLPRGRVVEIYGPESSGKTTLALHAVAAAQAAGGVAAFVDAEHALDPVYAKKLGVDIDNLIVSQPDTGEQALEITDTLVRSNAVDILIVDSVAALVPRAEIEGEMGDSHVGLQARLMSQSLRKLTGSISKSKCLVIFINQLRMKIGVMYGNPETTTGGNALKFYASVRLDIRRTGQIKDRDEIVGNSTRVKVVKNKLAPPFKQVEFDIMYGEGVSKLGEVLDLGVKAGIVEKSGAWFSYDSIRIGQGRENAKAYLKDNPEIAERIERAIRGRTEEVGEALMTGPDAEDDA; encoded by the coding sequence ATGACGGCCTCGCTTCACGTCGTTTCCGACAGGACCCAGATGGACACCGATAAGCAAAAAGCACTCGACGCCGCCCTGGCGCAGATCGATCGCGCCTTCGGCAAGGGCAGCGCCATGCGGCTCGGATCGCGCGAGGCGATCCAGATCGAAACCATCTCCACCGGTTCGCTCGGGCTCGATATCGCGCTCGGCATCGGCGGCCTGCCGCGCGGCCGCGTGGTCGAGATTTACGGGCCGGAAAGTTCGGGCAAGACGACGCTGGCCCTCCATGCGGTCGCGGCGGCGCAGGCGGCGGGCGGCGTTGCCGCCTTCGTCGACGCCGAACATGCGCTCGATCCGGTCTATGCCAAGAAGCTCGGCGTCGACATCGACAACCTCATCGTCTCGCAGCCCGACACGGGCGAGCAGGCGCTCGAGATCACCGACACGCTGGTGCGCTCGAACGCGGTCGACATCCTGATCGTCGATTCGGTCGCCGCGCTGGTGCCGCGCGCCGAGATCGAGGGCGAAATGGGCGACAGCCATGTCGGCCTCCAGGCACGGCTGATGAGCCAGTCGCTGCGCAAGCTCACCGGCTCCATCTCCAAGTCCAAGTGCCTCGTCATCTTCATCAACCAGCTGCGGATGAAGATCGGCGTCATGTACGGCAATCCCGAGACGACGACCGGCGGCAATGCGCTGAAATTCTACGCCTCGGTCCGGCTCGACATCCGCCGCACCGGCCAGATCAAGGACCGCGACGAGATCGTCGGCAATTCGACCCGGGTGAAGGTGGTCAAGAACAAGCTCGCGCCGCCGTTCAAGCAGGTCGAGTTCGACATCATGTACGGCGAGGGCGTGTCCAAATTGGGCGAAGTGCTCGATTTGGGCGTAAAAGCCGGCATCGTCGAGAAATCCGGCGCCTGGTTCAGCTATGATTCGATCCGGATCGGGCAGGGGCGGGAGAATGCCAAGGCCTATCTCAAGGACAATCCGGAGATCGCCGAGCGCATCGAGCGCGCGATCCGCGGGCGGACCGAAGAGGTCGGTGAGGCGCTGATGACCGGTCCGGACGCCGAGGACGACGCCTGA
- a CDS encoding glutathione S-transferase family protein encodes MIVVHHLENSRSQRVLWLLEELGLPYEVVRHARDPKTMLAPPDLSRIHPLGKAPAIEDRAAEGGGGPRVLIESGAIIDYLVEKAEGRLGPPANRDSVLRYRQFVHYAEGSLMAPLFGLLVSERMGTMGKPARGPILTMFGKHLDWLETELAERPWFAGDEFTAADIMMSFPLELARERAGLDEAYPNLLDWLERIHARPAYAAAIKAGGPYRYA; translated from the coding sequence ATGATCGTCGTCCATCACCTCGAAAATTCGCGCTCTCAACGCGTGCTCTGGCTGCTCGAGGAGCTTGGCCTTCCCTATGAGGTGGTGCGCCATGCGCGCGATCCGAAGACGATGCTGGCCCCGCCCGATCTGTCGCGCATCCATCCGCTCGGCAAGGCGCCGGCGATCGAGGACCGCGCCGCCGAGGGCGGTGGTGGGCCGCGCGTGCTGATCGAAAGCGGCGCGATCATCGATTATCTGGTCGAAAAAGCCGAGGGCCGCCTCGGGCCGCCGGCCAATCGCGATTCGGTCCTGCGCTATCGCCAGTTCGTCCATTATGCCGAAGGCTCGTTGATGGCGCCGCTCTTCGGCCTGCTGGTCTCCGAGCGGATGGGCACGATGGGAAAGCCGGCGCGCGGGCCGATCCTCACCATGTTCGGCAAGCATCTCGACTGGCTGGAGACCGAGCTTGCCGAGCGGCCGTGGTTCGCAGGCGATGAATTCACCGCCGCCGACATCATGATGAGCTTCCCGCTCGAGCTGGCGCGCGAGCGCGCGGGGCTCGACGAGGCGTACCCCAATCTCCTCGACTGGCTCGAACGGATCCACGCCCGCCCCGCTTATGCCGCGGCGATCAAGGCAGGCGGCCCCTATCGCTACGCCTGA
- a CDS encoding dicarboxylate/amino acid:cation symporter produces the protein MAKRLTYYILAGLVLGIFTGWAINAALDDGTPAATARLADVASYFSIVTTLFLRLIKMIIAPLVFSTLVVGIAHMGDTAALGRVGLKALFWFICASLVSLTLGLILVNLLQPGVGLDFAVPAANAASGVERSSFNLTQFITHLVPQSIFEAMATNEILQIVIFSLFLGVAITAVGEPARPLVRGAEALAKVILQVTDYVMRLAPIAVFAAVTAAIAERGPQIIGTFGYFIASFYAGLAILWALLIGACFLVAGRPARRLVRYIREPALLAFSTASSEAAFPRTLEALDRFGVPPRIASFVLPLGYSFNLDGSMMYMTFATIFIAQAYGIDLSLGQEIAMLLVLMVTSKGIAGVPRASLVIIAATLTMFNLPEAGVLLVLAVDHFLDMGRSATNVVGNAVASVVVARWEGSLDAPEPPEIEPPHAPSHRAAPPPES, from the coding sequence ATGGCCAAGCGCCTGACCTATTACATCCTGGCCGGGCTGGTGCTCGGCATCTTCACAGGCTGGGCGATCAATGCGGCGCTCGACGACGGCACGCCAGCGGCGACCGCGCGGCTCGCCGATGTCGCGTCCTATTTCTCGATCGTCACGACGCTCTTCCTTCGCCTGATCAAGATGATCATCGCGCCGCTGGTCTTTTCCACCCTGGTCGTCGGCATCGCGCATATGGGCGATACCGCCGCGCTCGGTCGGGTCGGGCTCAAGGCGCTGTTCTGGTTCATCTGTGCGAGCCTGGTGTCGCTGACGCTCGGGTTGATCCTGGTCAATCTGCTGCAACCGGGCGTCGGGCTCGATTTCGCGGTGCCCGCCGCGAACGCAGCGAGCGGGGTCGAGCGATCGTCGTTCAACCTCACCCAGTTCATCACTCACCTCGTGCCGCAATCGATTTTCGAGGCGATGGCGACGAACGAGATCCTCCAGATCGTGATCTTCTCGCTTTTCCTCGGGGTCGCGATCACCGCGGTGGGCGAGCCGGCGCGGCCGCTCGTCAGGGGCGCCGAGGCGCTCGCCAAGGTGATCCTCCAGGTCACCGATTATGTGATGCGCCTCGCCCCGATCGCGGTGTTCGCGGCGGTGACGGCGGCGATTGCCGAGCGCGGCCCGCAGATCATCGGCACCTTCGGTTATTTCATCGCGAGCTTCTATGCCGGCCTCGCGATCCTCTGGGCGCTGCTCATCGGCGCCTGCTTCCTGGTTGCGGGACGCCCTGCGCGCCGGCTTGTCCGCTATATCCGCGAGCCGGCGCTGCTCGCCTTTTCGACCGCCTCGTCGGAGGCCGCCTTCCCGCGCACGCTGGAGGCGCTCGATCGGTTCGGCGTGCCACCGCGGATCGCCAGCTTCGTGCTGCCGCTCGGCTATTCGTTCAACCTGGACGGGTCGATGATGTACATGACCTTCGCGACGATCTTCATCGCGCAGGCCTATGGCATCGATCTCAGCCTGGGCCAGGAAATCGCGATGCTGCTGGTGCTGATGGTCACGTCCAAGGGCATCGCCGGCGTGCCGCGCGCCAGCCTGGTCATCATCGCCGCGACGCTCACCATGTTCAACCTGCCCGAGGCCGGCGTGCTGCTCGTCCTTGCGGTCGATCATTTCCTCGACATGGGGCGCTCCGCGACCAATGTCGTCGGCAATGCGGTGGCGAGCGTGGTGGTCGCGCGCTGGGAGGGAAGTCTCGATGCGCCGGAGCCGCCGGAGATCGAGCCGCCCCATGCTCCCTCGCACCGCGCGGCGCCGCCGCCGGAAAGCTGA
- a CDS encoding elongation factor G, translated as MPERAAGTRTIALVGPGGAGKTSLAEALLFAAGATSRQGSVADGSCVGDASPEARARGGSTEINLVHLDYMGDRYVFIDTPGSVGFVADGALGVAAADLAIVVVDPDADRALLAEPTLRQLERLGVPHMIFVNKIDQARGSIQTLLESLQPMSDAPLIARWIPIRDGEKITGFVDIALERAYYYRPGQPSEQKDVPPDLAEREGLERTHMLEQLADHDDALLEALLMDEIPDRATVYADLARETGEGHIAPVLFGSATSGFGVRRLLKTLRHEAPAPSAAAERLGAADGCAFVFKVSHGGSMGRLTYARVFGGSIREGQELKGPGGAAIRIGTLFCVQGDKTVKIPEAGTGDVVAIAKLEGVGAGEWLSSGKAPPSPGIGAPVRNFALAIATRDRKDDVRLSTALHKLTEEDRALHWEQDETMHETRLKGVNDEHLKVTLDRLQRRYGVAVDARPPAVGYKESIRKSVTQRGRHKKQSGGHGQFGDVVIEVKPLARGEGFRFGERISGGVVPKQWIPAVEDGVRDALAKGPLGFPVVDVEVTLVDGSYHTVDSSEIAFRTAGRIAMSEALAAAAPHLLEPVLKVTVVAPSVATSRITSAIASRRGQMLGMGPREGWSRWDQIEALIPEAEMQGFDAELRSLSQGLATYEATFDHLAELNGTLAEKVVQREMEPA; from the coding sequence ATGCCCGAAAGAGCTGCAGGCACCAGGACCATCGCGCTCGTCGGGCCTGGCGGCGCTGGGAAAACCAGCCTCGCCGAGGCCCTTCTTTTTGCCGCCGGGGCGACCAGCCGACAGGGATCGGTCGCCGACGGAAGCTGCGTCGGCGACGCGAGCCCCGAGGCGCGGGCGCGCGGCGGTTCGACCGAGATCAACCTCGTCCACCTCGATTATATGGGCGATCGCTACGTCTTCATCGACACCCCGGGATCGGTCGGCTTCGTCGCTGACGGCGCGCTCGGCGTCGCGGCGGCGGACCTTGCGATCGTCGTCGTCGATCCCGATGCGGATCGCGCCTTGCTCGCCGAGCCGACGTTGCGGCAGCTCGAACGCCTTGGCGTGCCCCACATGATCTTCGTCAACAAGATTGATCAGGCGCGGGGATCGATCCAGACCCTGCTGGAGTCGCTCCAGCCGATGAGCGATGCGCCGCTGATCGCCCGCTGGATCCCGATTCGAGATGGCGAGAAGATCACCGGCTTCGTCGATATCGCACTGGAGCGCGCTTATTATTACCGCCCCGGCCAGCCTTCGGAGCAGAAGGACGTGCCGCCCGATCTCGCCGAGCGCGAGGGCCTCGAGCGGACCCATATGCTCGAACAGCTCGCGGACCATGACGATGCGCTCCTCGAAGCGCTGTTGATGGACGAAATACCCGATCGGGCGACCGTCTATGCCGATCTCGCCCGCGAAACCGGCGAAGGGCATATCGCGCCGGTCCTGTTCGGATCGGCCACCAGCGGTTTCGGGGTGCGACGCCTGCTGAAGACGCTCCGGCACGAGGCGCCCGCGCCTTCGGCCGCCGCGGAAAGGCTCGGCGCGGCAGACGGGTGCGCCTTCGTGTTCAAGGTCTCGCACGGCGGGTCGATGGGCCGCCTGACCTATGCCCGCGTCTTCGGCGGGTCGATCCGGGAGGGGCAGGAGCTGAAGGGACCGGGCGGCGCCGCGATCCGGATCGGCACCCTGTTCTGCGTCCAGGGCGACAAGACGGTGAAGATCCCCGAGGCGGGGACCGGCGATGTCGTCGCGATCGCCAAGCTGGAGGGCGTCGGCGCGGGCGAATGGCTGTCGTCCGGCAAGGCCCCGCCATCGCCCGGGATCGGCGCGCCGGTGCGTAATTTCGCGCTCGCCATCGCCACCCGCGATCGCAAGGACGACGTCCGCCTTTCCACCGCGCTCCACAAGCTGACCGAGGAGGATCGCGCGCTCCATTGGGAGCAGGACGAGACGATGCACGAGACCCGCCTCAAGGGCGTCAATGACGAGCATCTGAAGGTCACGCTCGATCGGCTCCAGCGCCGTTACGGGGTCGCGGTCGATGCACGGCCGCCGGCGGTGGGCTACAAGGAATCGATCCGCAAGAGCGTCACCCAGCGCGGCCGGCACAAGAAGCAGTCGGGCGGCCATGGCCAGTTCGGCGACGTCGTCATCGAGGTGAAGCCGCTGGCGCGCGGCGAAGGCTTCCGCTTCGGCGAGCGGATTTCGGGCGGTGTCGTTCCCAAACAGTGGATTCCGGCCGTGGAGGACGGGGTTCGCGATGCGCTTGCGAAGGGACCGCTCGGCTTTCCGGTCGTCGATGTCGAGGTGACCCTGGTCGACGGCTCCTACCACACGGTGGACAGCTCGGAGATCGCGTTCCGGACCGCGGGCCGCATCGCGATGAGCGAGGCGCTGGCAGCCGCAGCGCCGCACCTGCTGGAGCCGGTGCTCAAGGTCACCGTCGTGGCGCCGAGCGTGGCGACGTCGCGCATCACATCGGCAATCGCGAGCCGGCGCGGCCAGATGCTCGGCATGGGCCCGCGCGAGGGCTGGTCGCGCTGGGACCAGATCGAGGCGCTCATCCCCGAGGCGGAGATGCAGGGCTTCGACGCCGAATTGCGATCGCTGAGCCAGGGGCTCGCCACTTACGAAGCGACCTTCGACCATCTGGCCGAGCTCAACGGCACGCTGGCCGAGAAGGTGGTGCAAAGGGAGATGGAGCCCGCCTGA
- the alaS gene encoding alanine--tRNA ligase, with product MTSTNDIRRGFLDFFAREGHTIVPSAPLVPQNDPTLMFVNAGMVPFKNVFVGQETRPYTTATSSQKCVRAGGKHNDLDNVGYTARHHTFFEMLGNFSFGDYFKERAITLAWTLLTKEWGIPADRLTVTVYHTDDQAWDLWKKIAGLPDERIIRIATKDNFWAMGPDGPCGPCSEIFYDHGDHIPGGPPGSPDEDGDRFVEIWNLVFMQNVQADDVVVGDLPKPQIDTGMGLERIAAVLQGVHDNYDTDTFKALIAASGELTRTDTAGELKASHRVIADHLRASGFLIADGVLPANEGRGYVLRRIMRRAMRHAHLIGAAEPLMHRLVPSLVAEMGAAYPELVRAQPLIEETLKLEETRFRQTLANGLRLLDEATGAMKPGDTLPGETAFKLYDTYGFPYDLTEDALRVQGFGVDRAGFDAAMAEQKAKARAAWKGSGAKASDDVWFDLSEEAGATEFTGYLGHDGDGQVVAIVKDGARVDKAGPGDSVILVTNQTPFYGESGGQMGDTGFVTSAKGLEADVEDTSKPLGKLHAHHATIRAGEVAVGDAVHLSVDAARRSKIRANHSATHLLHAALRRRLGDHVTQKGSLVAPDYFRFDFSHPKALTREEIEAVEADVNRHIRENVPVGTRLMSIDDAMAAGAMALFGEKYGDEVRVLSMGSDGEAAYSVELCGGTHVNALGDIQLFKITSESAVAAGVRRIEALTGEAARRYLVEREERLREAAATLKAAPDEVPARVAALVEERRRLERELAEAKKALALGGGGKAEQAGPEQVAGHGFIGQVLDGVEAKSLRGLVDEAKARVGSGVVALVAVNDGRATVAVGVTDDLAGTLSAVDLVRKAVEAVGGQGGGGRPDMAQGGGPDGARAAEALAAVKAALSAEPIAA from the coding sequence ATGACATCGACCAACGACATCCGGCGCGGCTTTCTCGATTTCTTCGCGCGCGAGGGCCATACGATCGTGCCGTCCGCGCCGCTCGTGCCGCAGAACGATCCGACGCTGATGTTCGTGAACGCCGGGATGGTGCCGTTCAAGAATGTGTTCGTCGGGCAGGAGACGCGGCCCTATACGACCGCGACCTCTTCGCAGAAATGCGTGCGCGCCGGCGGCAAGCATAACGATCTCGACAATGTGGGCTATACCGCGCGGCATCATACCTTCTTTGAAATGCTGGGGAATTTCTCCTTCGGCGACTATTTCAAGGAGCGTGCGATCACGCTCGCCTGGACCTTGCTGACGAAGGAATGGGGCATTCCGGCGGATCGGCTGACCGTCACGGTCTATCACACCGACGATCAGGCGTGGGATCTGTGGAAGAAGATCGCCGGCCTTCCCGATGAGCGGATCATCCGCATCGCGACCAAGGACAATTTCTGGGCGATGGGGCCGGACGGCCCCTGCGGGCCCTGTTCGGAGATTTTCTACGATCATGGCGATCATATCCCCGGCGGCCCGCCGGGATCGCCGGACGAGGATGGCGACCGCTTCGTCGAGATCTGGAACCTCGTCTTCATGCAGAATGTGCAGGCCGACGATGTCGTCGTCGGCGATCTGCCCAAGCCGCAGATCGACACCGGCATGGGGCTGGAGCGGATCGCCGCGGTGCTCCAGGGCGTCCACGACAATTATGACACCGACACGTTCAAGGCGCTGATCGCCGCTTCGGGCGAGCTCACCCGCACCGATACCGCCGGGGAGCTGAAGGCGAGCCACCGGGTGATCGCCGATCACCTGCGCGCCTCGGGCTTCCTGATCGCCGACGGCGTGCTGCCGGCGAACGAGGGCAGGGGTTATGTGCTGCGCCGGATCATGCGCCGCGCGATGCGTCACGCCCACCTGATCGGCGCGGCCGAGCCGCTGATGCACCGGCTGGTGCCGAGCCTGGTCGCCGAAATGGGTGCCGCCTATCCCGAGTTGGTGCGCGCCCAGCCGCTGATCGAGGAAACGCTGAAGCTGGAGGAGACGCGCTTCCGCCAGACGCTGGCCAACGGCCTGCGGCTGCTCGACGAGGCGACGGGCGCGATGAAGCCCGGCGATACGCTTCCGGGCGAGACCGCGTTCAAGCTCTACGACACCTACGGCTTTCCCTATGATCTCACCGAGGACGCGCTTCGGGTGCAGGGCTTCGGCGTCGACCGCGCCGGCTTCGACGCCGCAATGGCCGAGCAGAAGGCCAAGGCGCGGGCCGCCTGGAAGGGCAGCGGCGCCAAGGCGAGCGACGATGTGTGGTTCGACCTTTCCGAAGAGGCGGGCGCGACCGAGTTCACCGGCTATCTCGGCCATGACGGCGATGGCCAGGTGGTCGCGATCGTCAAGGACGGGGCACGCGTCGACAAGGCCGGCCCGGGGGATTCCGTGATCCTCGTCACCAATCAGACGCCCTTTTACGGTGAGAGCGGCGGGCAGATGGGCGACACCGGATTCGTGACCTCTGCCAAGGGGCTCGAGGCCGACGTCGAGGACACGTCGAAGCCGCTCGGCAAGCTCCACGCGCATCACGCGACGATCCGCGCGGGCGAGGTGGCCGTCGGCGATGCCGTTCACCTCTCGGTCGACGCTGCGCGCCGATCGAAAATCCGCGCCAATCACAGCGCCACGCACCTGCTCCACGCGGCGCTGCGCCGGCGGCTCGGCGATCATGTGACGCAGAAGGGGAGCCTGGTCGCGCCCGATTATTTCCGCTTCGATTTCTCGCACCCCAAGGCGCTGACGCGTGAGGAGATCGAGGCGGTGGAGGCCGACGTCAATCGCCACATCCGCGAGAATGTGCCCGTCGGTACGCGGCTGATGAGCATCGACGACGCGATGGCCGCGGGCGCGATGGCGCTGTTCGGCGAGAAATATGGCGACGAGGTCCGCGTCCTTTCGATGGGAAGCGACGGCGAGGCCGCCTATTCGGTCGAGCTGTGCGGCGGGACGCACGTCAACGCGCTCGGCGATATCCAGCTGTTCAAGATCACCTCCGAAAGCGCGGTCGCGGCGGGCGTCCGGCGGATCGAGGCGCTGACCGGCGAGGCGGCGCGCCGCTATCTGGTCGAGCGCGAGGAGCGGCTGCGCGAAGCCGCGGCGACGCTCAAGGCCGCGCCGGACGAAGTGCCCGCCCGCGTTGCCGCGCTGGTCGAGGAGCGCCGCCGGCTGGAGCGCGAGCTCGCGGAGGCGAAGAAGGCGCTGGCGCTTGGCGGTGGCGGCAAGGCCGAGCAGGCTGGGCCGGAGCAGGTCGCGGGACACGGCTTCATCGGCCAGGTGCTGGATGGGGTCGAGGCGAAGAGCCTGCGCGGCCTCGTCGACGAAGCGAAGGCGCGCGTCGGCTCGGGCGTCGTCGCGCTGGTTGCGGTCAACGACGGCCGCGCCACCGTCGCGGTCGGTGTGACTGACGACCTCGCCGGAACGCTGAGCGCCGTCGATCTCGTCCGCAAGGCCGTCGAGGCAGTCGGCGGACAAGGGGGCGGCGGACGGCCCGACATGGCCCAGGGTGGCGGTCCCGACGGTGCCAGGGCGGCCGAGGCGCTGGCTGCGGTCAAGGCGGCGCTCAGCGCCGAGCCTATCGCGGCGTAG